In Eubalaena glacialis isolate mEubGla1 chromosome 2, mEubGla1.1.hap2.+ XY, whole genome shotgun sequence, a single genomic region encodes these proteins:
- the CDAN1 gene encoding codanin-1 isoform X5: MAAVLESLLREELSVATAVLWIARSAQSSEDDPGEAAALISLRPLRKEFVPFLLNFLREQSSRVLPQGPPTPAKASGSSAALPGRPGGPPRGGRGARSQLFPPTEPSSATAAEAPSARRGGRRRGPGPARERGGRGPGALEEGVSGESLPWAGGRRPKSSGSPGSPSLARSDPPNLSNLEEFPPVGSVPPGSAGRTKPSRRINPTPVSEERSLSKPKTCFTSPPINCVPSSQPSVLDTSPWGHGLPPGCRSLQEEREMLRKERSKLLQQSPAPACPTPESGCPHPSRTGNLTAEPADPARVSSRQRLELVALVYSSCIAENLVPNLFLELFFVLQLLTARRMVAAKDSDLEPSPGAVDSLESPLFQSVHDCVFFAVQVLEHQFHVLSHLDKGTLKLLAENERLLCFSPALQGRLRAAYEGSVAKVSLAMPPSAQAVSFQPETDNRANFSSDRAFHTFKKQRDVFYEVLREWEDRHEEPGWDFEKGLGSRIRAMMGQLSAACSHSHFVRLFQKQLLQMCQSPGGAGGTVLGEAPDVLNMLGADKLGRLRRLQERLVAPQSSGGPCPPPTFPGCQGFFRDFILSASSFQFNQHLMDSLSLKIRELNSLALPQPEPSDEDGESDVDWQGERRQFAVVLLSLRLLAKFLGFVAFLPYRGPEPPPTRELQDTILALRSQVPPVLDVRALLQQGLRARRAVLTVPWLVEFLSLADHIVPMLDYYHSVFTLLLHLHRSLVLSKESEGEMCFLNKLLLLAVLGWLFQIPTVPEDLFFLEEGQLDAFEVDTIASEHGLDSMPVVDQHLLYTCCPYIGELRKLLASWVSGSSGRSGGFVRKITPTTTTGLGAQPPRTTQGLQAQLAQAFFHNQPPSLRRTVEFVAERIGSNCVKHIKATLVADLVRQAESLLQEQLVTQGQEGGDPAQLLEILCSRLCPHGAQALTQGREFCQKKSPGAVRALLPEETPAAVLSSAENIAVGLATEKACAWLSANVTALIRREVKAAVSRMLRAQGPEPAARGERRGCSRACEHHAPLPSHLISEIKDVLSLAVGPRDPEEGVSPEHLEQLLGQLGQMLRCRQFLCPPAEQHLAKCSVELASLLVADQIPVLGPPAQHQLERGQARRLLLMLVSLWKDDFQVLVPLQLLLKPRNVGLLAATRPREWDLLLFLLRELVEKGLMGRMEIEACLGSLHEAQWPRDFSEELAALFNLFLAEPHVPQPQLRACELVQPNRGTVLAQS, encoded by the exons ATGGCGGCCGTTTTGGAGTCTCTGCTGCGAGAGGAGCTGTCGGTCGCAACCGCCGTGCTGTGGATCGCGCGCAGCGCCCAGAGTTCGGAG GATGACCCCGGGGAGGCGGCTGCGCTGATCTCACTTCGACCGCTGCGGAAGGAATTCGTGCCATTCCTGCTGAACTTCCTGAGGGAACAGAGCAGCCGCGTCCTCCCGCAGggccccccaacccccgccaagGCCTCGGGCTCCTCGGCAGCCTTGCCAGGGAGACCCGGGGGCCCGCCGCGGGGCGGCCGCGGGGCGCGCAGCCAGCTCTTCCCTCCGACCGAGCCTTCGAGCGCCACCGCCGCTGAGGCCCCTTCGGCCCGCCGTGGGGGCAGGAGGCGGGGCCCGGGGCCGGCCCGTGAGCGAGGAGGCCGCGGCCCCGGGGCCCTGGAGGAGGGGGTCAGCGGGGAGAGCCTGCCCTGGGCCGGGGGCCGGAGGCCCAAGAGCTCTGGCAGCCCCGGCAGCCCCAGCCTCGCGCGCTCTGATCCGCCAAACCTCAGCAACCTGGAGGAATTCCCTCCTGTAGGCTCGGTTCCCCCCGGCTCTGCAGG CAGGACCAAGCCTTCACGCAGGATCAACCCAACTCCGGTGAGCGAAGAGCGGTCACTTTCCAAGCCCAAGACTTGCTTCACCTCACCCCCAATCAACTGTGTCCCCAGTTCACAACCCTCAGTCCTGGACACTAGCCCTTGGGGCCATGGCCTTCCCCCAGGGTGCAGAAGTCTGCAAGAGGAGCGGGAGATGCTCAGGAAGGAGCG CTCTAAGCTGCTGCAGCAGTCACCTGCTCCCGCTTGTCCCACCCCAGAATCAGGATGTCCTCACCCCAGCCGGACAGGAAACCTCACAGCTGAACCCGCTGACCCTGCCAGAGTATCTTCCCGCCAGCGTCTGGAGCTGGTAGCCCTTGTCTACTCTTCATGCATTGCAG AAAACCTGGTACCAAACCTCTTCTTGGAGCTTTTCTTCGTCCTTCAGCTCCTTACCGCCCGGAGGATGGTGGCTGCCAAGGACAGTGACCTTGAACCAAGTCCAGGAGCCGTAG ATTCCCTGGAAAGCCCTTTGTTCCAGAGTGTCCATGATTGTGTCTTCTTTGCAGTGCAGGTTTTGGAGCATCAATTTCA TGTTCTTTCCCACCTGGACAAAGGGACCTTGAAGCTGTTGGCTGAGAATGAACGGCTACTGTGCTTCTCACCAGCTCTGCAAGGCCGCCTGCGAGCTGCCTACGAGGGCAGTGTTGCCAAG GTCTCTCTGGCGATGCCACCTTCTGCACAAGCTGTCTCCTTTCAGCCAGAAACTGACAATCGTGCCAACTTCTCCAGTGATCGAGcctttcatacttttaaaaaacagag GGATGTGTTTTATGAGGTGCTTCGAGAGTGGGAAGATCGCCATGAGGAGCCCGGCTGGGATTTTGAGAAGGGCTTGGGCAGCAGGATCAG AGCCATGATGGGTCAACTCTCTGCAGCCTGCAGCCACAGCCATTTTGTTCGACTTTTCCAAAAACAACTTCTCCAG atGTGTCAGAGTCCTGGTGGTGCTGGGGGCACTGTCTTGGGCGAGGCTCCGGATGTGTTAAATATGCTTGGAGCTGACAAGCTGGGGCGGTTGCGGCGCCTGCAGGAACGGCTTGTGGCCCCTCAGAGCAGTGGggggccctgcccaccccccaccttCCCAGGCTGTCAGGGCTTCTTCAGGGACTTCATCTTGAGTGCCAGCAG CTTCCAGTTTAATCAGCATCTCATGGATAGCCTGAGTTTGAAGATCCGGGAGCTCAACAGCCTTGCCCTGCCTCAGCCTGAGCCCAGTGATGAAGACGGGGAGTCGGACGTGGACTGGCAG GGTGAACGGAGGCAGTTTGCTGTGGTGCTGCTCAGCCTGAGGCTTCTGGCTAAATTCCTGGGCTTTGTGGCTTTCCTGCCATACCGGGGGCCTGAACCACCCCCGACCCGTGAGCTCCAGGACACCATTCTGGCCCTGAGGAGCCAG gtgcccccGGTCCTGGATGTGCGGgctctgctgcagcaggggctgcGGGCCCGCCGAGCAGTGCTCACGGTGCCCTGGCTGGTGGAGTTCCTTTCCCTGGCTGACCACATCGTCCCCATGCTGGACTATTACCACAGCGTCTTCACTCTCCTGCTGCACCTGCATCG GAGCTTGGTCTTGTCAAAGGAGAGTGAAGGGGAGATGTGTTTCCTGAACAAGCTGCTGCTGCTGGCTGTCCTGGGCTGGCTTTTCCAG ATTCCTACAGTCCCTGAGGACCTGTTCTTTCTGGAAGAGGGTCAGTTGGATGCCTTTGAGGTGGACACAATAGCTTCAGAGCATGGCTTG GACAGCATGCCTGTGGTGGACCAGCACCTGCTCTACACTTGCTGCCCCTATATTG GAGAGCTCCGCAAACTGCTCGCCTCCTGGGTATCAGGAAGCAGTGGACGGAGTGGGGGCTTTGTCAGGAAaatcacccccaccaccaccaccggcCTGGGAGCCCAGCCTCCCCGGACCACCCAAGGGCTGCAG GCACAGCTGGCTCAAGCCTTTTTCCACAACCAGCCGCCCTCCCTGCGCAGGACCGTGGAGTTCGTGGCAGAGAGAATCGGCTCGAACTGTGTCAAGCATATCAA GGCCACGCTGGTGGCAGACCTGGTGCGCCAGGCAGAGTCGCTTCTTCAAGAGCAGCTGGTGACGCAGGGACAGGAAGGGGGAGATCCAGCCCAGCTGTTGGAGATCTTGTGTTCCCGGCTGTGCCCTCACGGGGCCCAGGCATTGACCCAGGGGCGGGA GTTCTGCCAAAAGAAGAGCCCTGGTGCCGTGAGGGCATTGCTCCCTGAGGAGACCCCAGCAGCC GTTCTGAGCAGTGCAGAGAACATTGCTGTGGGGCTTGCaacagagaaagcctgtgcttgGTTGTCAGCCAACGTCACAG CGCTGATCAGAAGGGAGGTGAAAGCGGCTGTGAGTCGCATGCTTCGAGCCCAGGGTCCTGAGCCAGCTGCCCGGGGGGAGCGGAGGGGCTGCTCCCGTGCCTGTGAGCACcatgctcccctcccctcccacctcatcTCCGAGATAAAA GACGTGCTCTCTCTGGCCGTGGGGCCCCGGGACCCTGAAGAGGGAGTTTCCCCAGAGCATCTGGAGCAGCTTCTAGGCCAGCTGGGCCAGATGCTGCGGTGCCGCCAG TTCCTGTGCCCACCTGCTGAGCAGCATCTGGCAAAGTGCTCTGTGGAGTTAGCATCCCTCCTTG TTGCAGATCAAATTCCTGTGCTAGGGCCCCCGGCACAGCACCAGCTGGAGAGAGGGCAGGCTCGAAGGCTCCTGCTCATGCTGGTTTCCCTGTGGAAGGATGACTTTCAAGTGCTGGTTCCGCTGCAGCTGCTGCTGAAGCCAAGAAACGTGGGGCTTCTGGCAGCCACTCGGCCGAGGGAG TGGGACCTGCTGCTGTTCTTGCTCCGGGAGCTGGTAGAGAAAGGCCTGATGGGACGGATGGAGATAGaggcctgcctgggcagcctTCACGAGGCCCAGTGGCCAAGG GATTTTTCTGAAGAATTAGCAGCACTGTTCAACCTGTTTCTAGCTGAACCCCATGTGCCACAGCCTCAGCTAAGAGCTTGTGAGCTGGTGCAGCCAAATCGGGGGACTGTGCTGGCCCAGAGCTAG
- the CDAN1 gene encoding codanin-1 isoform X3, whose protein sequence is MAAVLESLLREELSVATAVLWIARSAQSSEDDPGEAAALISLRPLRKEFVPFLLNFLREQSSRVLPQGPPTPAKASGSSAALPGRPGGPPRGGRGARSQLFPPTEPSSATAAEAPSARRGGRRRGPGPARERGGRGPGALEEGVSGESLPWAGGRRPKSSGSPGSPSLARSDPPNLSNLEEFPPVGSVPPGSAGRTKPSRRINPTPVSEERSLSKPKTCFTSPPINCVPSSQPSVLDTSPWGHGLPPGCRSLQEEREMLRKERSKLLQQSPAPACPTPESGCPHPSRTGNLTAEPADPARVSSRQRLELVALVYSSCIAENLVPNLFLELFFVLQLLTARRMVAAKDSDLEPSPGAVDSLESPLFQSVHDCVFFAVQVLEHQFHVLSHLDKGTLKLLAENERLLCFSPALQGRLRAAYEGSVAKVSLAMPPSAQAVSFQPETDNRANFSSDRAFHTFKKQRDVFYEVLREWEDRHEEPGWDFEKGLGSRIRAMMGQLSAACSHSHFVRLFQKQLLQMCQSPGGAGGTVLGEAPDVLNMLGADKLGRLRRLQERLVAPQSSGGPCPPPTFPGCQGFFRDFILSASSFQFNQHLMDSLSLKIRELNSLALPQPEPSDEDGESDVDWQKPYAWDLLLLDALQGERRQFAVVLLSLRLLAKFLGFVAFLPYRGPEPPPTRELQDTILALRSQVPPVLDVRALLQQGLRARRAVLTVPWLVEFLSLADHIVPMLDYYHSVFTLLLHLHRSLVLSKESEGEMCFLNKLLLLAVLGWLFQIPTVPEDLFFLEEGQLDAFEVDTIASEHGLDSMPVVDQHLLYTCCPYIGELRKLLASWVSGSSGRSGGFVRKITPTTTTGLGAQPPRTTQGLQAQLAQAFFHNQPPSLRRTVEFVAERIGSNCVKHIKATLVADLVRQAESLLQEQLVTQGQEGGDPAQLLEILCSRLCPHGAQALTQGREFCQKKSPGAVRALLPEETPAAVLSSAENIAVGLATEKACAWLSANVTALIRREVKAAVSRMLRAQGPEPAARGERRGCSRACEHHAPLPSHLISEIKDVLSLAVGPRDPEEGVSPEHLEQLLGQLGQMLRCRQFLCPPAEQHLAKCSVELASLLVADQIPVLGPPAQHQLERGQARRLLLMLVSLWKDDFQVLVPLQLLLKPRNVGLLAATRPREWDLLLFLLRELVEKGLMGRMEIEACLGSLHEAQWPRDFSEELAALFNLFLAEPHVPQPQLRACELVQPNRGTVLAQS, encoded by the exons ATGGCGGCCGTTTTGGAGTCTCTGCTGCGAGAGGAGCTGTCGGTCGCAACCGCCGTGCTGTGGATCGCGCGCAGCGCCCAGAGTTCGGAG GATGACCCCGGGGAGGCGGCTGCGCTGATCTCACTTCGACCGCTGCGGAAGGAATTCGTGCCATTCCTGCTGAACTTCCTGAGGGAACAGAGCAGCCGCGTCCTCCCGCAGggccccccaacccccgccaagGCCTCGGGCTCCTCGGCAGCCTTGCCAGGGAGACCCGGGGGCCCGCCGCGGGGCGGCCGCGGGGCGCGCAGCCAGCTCTTCCCTCCGACCGAGCCTTCGAGCGCCACCGCCGCTGAGGCCCCTTCGGCCCGCCGTGGGGGCAGGAGGCGGGGCCCGGGGCCGGCCCGTGAGCGAGGAGGCCGCGGCCCCGGGGCCCTGGAGGAGGGGGTCAGCGGGGAGAGCCTGCCCTGGGCCGGGGGCCGGAGGCCCAAGAGCTCTGGCAGCCCCGGCAGCCCCAGCCTCGCGCGCTCTGATCCGCCAAACCTCAGCAACCTGGAGGAATTCCCTCCTGTAGGCTCGGTTCCCCCCGGCTCTGCAGG CAGGACCAAGCCTTCACGCAGGATCAACCCAACTCCGGTGAGCGAAGAGCGGTCACTTTCCAAGCCCAAGACTTGCTTCACCTCACCCCCAATCAACTGTGTCCCCAGTTCACAACCCTCAGTCCTGGACACTAGCCCTTGGGGCCATGGCCTTCCCCCAGGGTGCAGAAGTCTGCAAGAGGAGCGGGAGATGCTCAGGAAGGAGCG CTCTAAGCTGCTGCAGCAGTCACCTGCTCCCGCTTGTCCCACCCCAGAATCAGGATGTCCTCACCCCAGCCGGACAGGAAACCTCACAGCTGAACCCGCTGACCCTGCCAGAGTATCTTCCCGCCAGCGTCTGGAGCTGGTAGCCCTTGTCTACTCTTCATGCATTGCAG AAAACCTGGTACCAAACCTCTTCTTGGAGCTTTTCTTCGTCCTTCAGCTCCTTACCGCCCGGAGGATGGTGGCTGCCAAGGACAGTGACCTTGAACCAAGTCCAGGAGCCGTAG ATTCCCTGGAAAGCCCTTTGTTCCAGAGTGTCCATGATTGTGTCTTCTTTGCAGTGCAGGTTTTGGAGCATCAATTTCA TGTTCTTTCCCACCTGGACAAAGGGACCTTGAAGCTGTTGGCTGAGAATGAACGGCTACTGTGCTTCTCACCAGCTCTGCAAGGCCGCCTGCGAGCTGCCTACGAGGGCAGTGTTGCCAAG GTCTCTCTGGCGATGCCACCTTCTGCACAAGCTGTCTCCTTTCAGCCAGAAACTGACAATCGTGCCAACTTCTCCAGTGATCGAGcctttcatacttttaaaaaacagag GGATGTGTTTTATGAGGTGCTTCGAGAGTGGGAAGATCGCCATGAGGAGCCCGGCTGGGATTTTGAGAAGGGCTTGGGCAGCAGGATCAG AGCCATGATGGGTCAACTCTCTGCAGCCTGCAGCCACAGCCATTTTGTTCGACTTTTCCAAAAACAACTTCTCCAG atGTGTCAGAGTCCTGGTGGTGCTGGGGGCACTGTCTTGGGCGAGGCTCCGGATGTGTTAAATATGCTTGGAGCTGACAAGCTGGGGCGGTTGCGGCGCCTGCAGGAACGGCTTGTGGCCCCTCAGAGCAGTGGggggccctgcccaccccccaccttCCCAGGCTGTCAGGGCTTCTTCAGGGACTTCATCTTGAGTGCCAGCAG CTTCCAGTTTAATCAGCATCTCATGGATAGCCTGAGTTTGAAGATCCGGGAGCTCAACAGCCTTGCCCTGCCTCAGCCTGAGCCCAGTGATGAAGACGGGGAGTCGGACGTGGACTGGCAG AAGCCTTATGCTTGGGACCTGTTACTTCTTGATGCCCTGCAGGGTGAACGGAGGCAGTTTGCTGTGGTGCTGCTCAGCCTGAGGCTTCTGGCTAAATTCCTGGGCTTTGTGGCTTTCCTGCCATACCGGGGGCCTGAACCACCCCCGACCCGTGAGCTCCAGGACACCATTCTGGCCCTGAGGAGCCAG gtgcccccGGTCCTGGATGTGCGGgctctgctgcagcaggggctgcGGGCCCGCCGAGCAGTGCTCACGGTGCCCTGGCTGGTGGAGTTCCTTTCCCTGGCTGACCACATCGTCCCCATGCTGGACTATTACCACAGCGTCTTCACTCTCCTGCTGCACCTGCATCG GAGCTTGGTCTTGTCAAAGGAGAGTGAAGGGGAGATGTGTTTCCTGAACAAGCTGCTGCTGCTGGCTGTCCTGGGCTGGCTTTTCCAG ATTCCTACAGTCCCTGAGGACCTGTTCTTTCTGGAAGAGGGTCAGTTGGATGCCTTTGAGGTGGACACAATAGCTTCAGAGCATGGCTTG GACAGCATGCCTGTGGTGGACCAGCACCTGCTCTACACTTGCTGCCCCTATATTG GAGAGCTCCGCAAACTGCTCGCCTCCTGGGTATCAGGAAGCAGTGGACGGAGTGGGGGCTTTGTCAGGAAaatcacccccaccaccaccaccggcCTGGGAGCCCAGCCTCCCCGGACCACCCAAGGGCTGCAG GCACAGCTGGCTCAAGCCTTTTTCCACAACCAGCCGCCCTCCCTGCGCAGGACCGTGGAGTTCGTGGCAGAGAGAATCGGCTCGAACTGTGTCAAGCATATCAA GGCCACGCTGGTGGCAGACCTGGTGCGCCAGGCAGAGTCGCTTCTTCAAGAGCAGCTGGTGACGCAGGGACAGGAAGGGGGAGATCCAGCCCAGCTGTTGGAGATCTTGTGTTCCCGGCTGTGCCCTCACGGGGCCCAGGCATTGACCCAGGGGCGGGA GTTCTGCCAAAAGAAGAGCCCTGGTGCCGTGAGGGCATTGCTCCCTGAGGAGACCCCAGCAGCC GTTCTGAGCAGTGCAGAGAACATTGCTGTGGGGCTTGCaacagagaaagcctgtgcttgGTTGTCAGCCAACGTCACAG CGCTGATCAGAAGGGAGGTGAAAGCGGCTGTGAGTCGCATGCTTCGAGCCCAGGGTCCTGAGCCAGCTGCCCGGGGGGAGCGGAGGGGCTGCTCCCGTGCCTGTGAGCACcatgctcccctcccctcccacctcatcTCCGAGATAAAA GACGTGCTCTCTCTGGCCGTGGGGCCCCGGGACCCTGAAGAGGGAGTTTCCCCAGAGCATCTGGAGCAGCTTCTAGGCCAGCTGGGCCAGATGCTGCGGTGCCGCCAG TTCCTGTGCCCACCTGCTGAGCAGCATCTGGCAAAGTGCTCTGTGGAGTTAGCATCCCTCCTTG TTGCAGATCAAATTCCTGTGCTAGGGCCCCCGGCACAGCACCAGCTGGAGAGAGGGCAGGCTCGAAGGCTCCTGCTCATGCTGGTTTCCCTGTGGAAGGATGACTTTCAAGTGCTGGTTCCGCTGCAGCTGCTGCTGAAGCCAAGAAACGTGGGGCTTCTGGCAGCCACTCGGCCGAGGGAG TGGGACCTGCTGCTGTTCTTGCTCCGGGAGCTGGTAGAGAAAGGCCTGATGGGACGGATGGAGATAGaggcctgcctgggcagcctTCACGAGGCCCAGTGGCCAAGG GATTTTTCTGAAGAATTAGCAGCACTGTTCAACCTGTTTCTAGCTGAACCCCATGTGCCACAGCCTCAGCTAAGAGCTTGTGAGCTGGTGCAGCCAAATCGGGGGACTGTGCTGGCCCAGAGCTAG
- the CDAN1 gene encoding codanin-1 isoform X4, translated as MAAVLESLLREELSVATAVLWIARSAQSSEDDPGEAAALISLRPLRKEFVPFLLNFLREQSSRVLPQGPPTPAKASGSSAALPGRPGGPPRGGRGARSQLFPPTEPSSATAAEAPSARRGGRRRGPGPARERGGRGPGALEEGVSGESLPWAGGRRPKSSGSPGSPSLARSDPPNLSNLEEFPPVGSVPPGSAGRTKPSRRINPTPVSEERSLSKPKTCFTSPPINCVPSSQPSVLDTSPWGHGLPPGCRSLQEEREMLRKERSKLLQQSPAPACPTPESGCPHPSRTGNLTAEPADPARVSSRQRLELVALVYSSCIAENLVPNLFLELFFVLQLLTARRMVAAKDSDLEPSPGAVDSLESPLFQSVHDCVFFAVQVLEHQFHVLSHLDKGTLKLLAENERLLCFSPALQGRLRAAYEGSVAKVSLAMPPSAQAVSFQPETDNRANFSSDRAFHTFKKQRDVFYEVLREWEDRHEEPGWDFEKGLGSRIRAMMGQLSAACSHSHFVRLFQKQLLQMCQSPGGAGGTVLGEAPDVLNMLGADKLGRLRRLQERLVAPQSSGGPCPPPTFPGCQGFFRDFILSASSFQFNQHLMDSLSLKIRELNSLALPQPEPSDEDGESDVDWQKPYAWDLLLLDALQGERRQFAVVLLSLRLLAKFLGFVAFLPYRGPEPPPTRELQDTILALRSQVPPVLDVRALLQQGLRARRAVLTVPWLVEFLSLADHIVPMLDYYHSVFTLLLHLHRSLVLSKESEGEMCFLNKLLLLAVLGWLFQIPTVPEDLFFLEEGQLDAFEVDTIASEHGLDSMPVVDQHLLYTCCPYIGELRKLLASWVSGSSGRSGGFVRKITPTTTTGLGAQPPRTTQGLQAQLAQAFFHNQPPSLRRTVEFVAERIGSNCVKHIKATLVADLVRQAESLLQEQLVTQGQEGGDPAQLLEILCSRLCPHGAQALTQGREFCQKKSPGAVRALLPEETPAAVLSSAENIAVGLATEKACAWLSANVTALIRREVKAAVSRMLRAQGPEPAARGERRGCSRA; from the exons ATGGCGGCCGTTTTGGAGTCTCTGCTGCGAGAGGAGCTGTCGGTCGCAACCGCCGTGCTGTGGATCGCGCGCAGCGCCCAGAGTTCGGAG GATGACCCCGGGGAGGCGGCTGCGCTGATCTCACTTCGACCGCTGCGGAAGGAATTCGTGCCATTCCTGCTGAACTTCCTGAGGGAACAGAGCAGCCGCGTCCTCCCGCAGggccccccaacccccgccaagGCCTCGGGCTCCTCGGCAGCCTTGCCAGGGAGACCCGGGGGCCCGCCGCGGGGCGGCCGCGGGGCGCGCAGCCAGCTCTTCCCTCCGACCGAGCCTTCGAGCGCCACCGCCGCTGAGGCCCCTTCGGCCCGCCGTGGGGGCAGGAGGCGGGGCCCGGGGCCGGCCCGTGAGCGAGGAGGCCGCGGCCCCGGGGCCCTGGAGGAGGGGGTCAGCGGGGAGAGCCTGCCCTGGGCCGGGGGCCGGAGGCCCAAGAGCTCTGGCAGCCCCGGCAGCCCCAGCCTCGCGCGCTCTGATCCGCCAAACCTCAGCAACCTGGAGGAATTCCCTCCTGTAGGCTCGGTTCCCCCCGGCTCTGCAGG CAGGACCAAGCCTTCACGCAGGATCAACCCAACTCCGGTGAGCGAAGAGCGGTCACTTTCCAAGCCCAAGACTTGCTTCACCTCACCCCCAATCAACTGTGTCCCCAGTTCACAACCCTCAGTCCTGGACACTAGCCCTTGGGGCCATGGCCTTCCCCCAGGGTGCAGAAGTCTGCAAGAGGAGCGGGAGATGCTCAGGAAGGAGCG CTCTAAGCTGCTGCAGCAGTCACCTGCTCCCGCTTGTCCCACCCCAGAATCAGGATGTCCTCACCCCAGCCGGACAGGAAACCTCACAGCTGAACCCGCTGACCCTGCCAGAGTATCTTCCCGCCAGCGTCTGGAGCTGGTAGCCCTTGTCTACTCTTCATGCATTGCAG AAAACCTGGTACCAAACCTCTTCTTGGAGCTTTTCTTCGTCCTTCAGCTCCTTACCGCCCGGAGGATGGTGGCTGCCAAGGACAGTGACCTTGAACCAAGTCCAGGAGCCGTAG ATTCCCTGGAAAGCCCTTTGTTCCAGAGTGTCCATGATTGTGTCTTCTTTGCAGTGCAGGTTTTGGAGCATCAATTTCA TGTTCTTTCCCACCTGGACAAAGGGACCTTGAAGCTGTTGGCTGAGAATGAACGGCTACTGTGCTTCTCACCAGCTCTGCAAGGCCGCCTGCGAGCTGCCTACGAGGGCAGTGTTGCCAAG GTCTCTCTGGCGATGCCACCTTCTGCACAAGCTGTCTCCTTTCAGCCAGAAACTGACAATCGTGCCAACTTCTCCAGTGATCGAGcctttcatacttttaaaaaacagag GGATGTGTTTTATGAGGTGCTTCGAGAGTGGGAAGATCGCCATGAGGAGCCCGGCTGGGATTTTGAGAAGGGCTTGGGCAGCAGGATCAG AGCCATGATGGGTCAACTCTCTGCAGCCTGCAGCCACAGCCATTTTGTTCGACTTTTCCAAAAACAACTTCTCCAG atGTGTCAGAGTCCTGGTGGTGCTGGGGGCACTGTCTTGGGCGAGGCTCCGGATGTGTTAAATATGCTTGGAGCTGACAAGCTGGGGCGGTTGCGGCGCCTGCAGGAACGGCTTGTGGCCCCTCAGAGCAGTGGggggccctgcccaccccccaccttCCCAGGCTGTCAGGGCTTCTTCAGGGACTTCATCTTGAGTGCCAGCAG CTTCCAGTTTAATCAGCATCTCATGGATAGCCTGAGTTTGAAGATCCGGGAGCTCAACAGCCTTGCCCTGCCTCAGCCTGAGCCCAGTGATGAAGACGGGGAGTCGGACGTGGACTGGCAG AAGCCTTATGCTTGGGACCTGTTACTTCTTGATGCCCTGCAGGGTGAACGGAGGCAGTTTGCTGTGGTGCTGCTCAGCCTGAGGCTTCTGGCTAAATTCCTGGGCTTTGTGGCTTTCCTGCCATACCGGGGGCCTGAACCACCCCCGACCCGTGAGCTCCAGGACACCATTCTGGCCCTGAGGAGCCAG gtgcccccGGTCCTGGATGTGCGGgctctgctgcagcaggggctgcGGGCCCGCCGAGCAGTGCTCACGGTGCCCTGGCTGGTGGAGTTCCTTTCCCTGGCTGACCACATCGTCCCCATGCTGGACTATTACCACAGCGTCTTCACTCTCCTGCTGCACCTGCATCG GAGCTTGGTCTTGTCAAAGGAGAGTGAAGGGGAGATGTGTTTCCTGAACAAGCTGCTGCTGCTGGCTGTCCTGGGCTGGCTTTTCCAG ATTCCTACAGTCCCTGAGGACCTGTTCTTTCTGGAAGAGGGTCAGTTGGATGCCTTTGAGGTGGACACAATAGCTTCAGAGCATGGCTTG GACAGCATGCCTGTGGTGGACCAGCACCTGCTCTACACTTGCTGCCCCTATATTG GAGAGCTCCGCAAACTGCTCGCCTCCTGGGTATCAGGAAGCAGTGGACGGAGTGGGGGCTTTGTCAGGAAaatcacccccaccaccaccaccggcCTGGGAGCCCAGCCTCCCCGGACCACCCAAGGGCTGCAG GCACAGCTGGCTCAAGCCTTTTTCCACAACCAGCCGCCCTCCCTGCGCAGGACCGTGGAGTTCGTGGCAGAGAGAATCGGCTCGAACTGTGTCAAGCATATCAA GGCCACGCTGGTGGCAGACCTGGTGCGCCAGGCAGAGTCGCTTCTTCAAGAGCAGCTGGTGACGCAGGGACAGGAAGGGGGAGATCCAGCCCAGCTGTTGGAGATCTTGTGTTCCCGGCTGTGCCCTCACGGGGCCCAGGCATTGACCCAGGGGCGGGA GTTCTGCCAAAAGAAGAGCCCTGGTGCCGTGAGGGCATTGCTCCCTGAGGAGACCCCAGCAGCC GTTCTGAGCAGTGCAGAGAACATTGCTGTGGGGCTTGCaacagagaaagcctgtgcttgGTTGTCAGCCAACGTCACAG CGCTGATCAGAAGGGAGGTGAAAGCGGCTGTGAGTCGCATGCTTCGAGCCCAGGGTCCTGAGCCAGCTGCCCGGGGGGAGCGGAGGGGCTGCTCCCGTGCCT GA